The Burkholderia sp. PAMC 26561 genome includes the window CAGCGCGATATGGCCGCCGCCTTGCGGCTTTATGACCAGGCGTCTGCATCGAAAAAATGACGCCCTGCCGTCAGAGCCCGCAGATTTAACGCCCAATCCCTCGTTTTACTCGGAATCCCTCAGCCAGAGCCGCGCTTTTATCAGCGCGGGCCTTGGTGCGTCTGCCATTCGTTAAGTTCATTTTATTCAATTGAAAACCTTTGTTACTTGTGTAATGATATCGATTCGCATTTACACAATCGACAACTTAGGTTGCATCTATCGCTCAAGCGAGGTGCCGGCCGGTCGGCGCTTGTCTGCTCCAAACCCGTCATAACCGCGTCGCGCGTAATCGCGACCCCCCATTTTCGGCTTGCGTCATGCGCGGCCATTAACCATCCAGTATCGGGAACGCCCATGTTGAGGAAGACACCGCTTGCCGCCGCGATCATGAGTTTCGTGGCTGTACCCGTTGCCGCACCGCTTTACGCCTACGCGCAAACCGCGCCGATCGCTCAGGTTCAAACGCCAGCCCCGGCGCAGCCCGAAGCGGCCGCGCCCGCAGAAAACGCGACGTTGCCGCCGGTCCAGGTGAACGGGCAAGCGGATACGTCGAATGATTTCCAACCGGAAAAATCGAGCGTCGGCGCCAAGGTGCCCACCGCATTACGCGATATTCCTCAGGCCGCCGTGGTCGTCCCCAAGTCCGTGCTGCAATCCCAGGCCGCGACGTCTTTCTCCGATGCCCTTCGCAACGTGCCCGGCGTGACCATCGGCGCGGCGGAAGGCGGTCAGATCGGCAACAACATCAACTTGCGCGGGTTCTCGGCTCGTACGGATATTTATCTGGATGGGTTCCGCGATCGCGGCCAGTACTATCGGGACACGTTCGACCTCGAATCCATCGATGTGCTGTACGGCCCGTCATCGCTTTATTTCGGGCGCGGTTCCACAGGCGGCGTGATCAACCAGGTGAGCAAGCAGGCCGGACTCAAGGCGCACGCGTCCGTCTCCGCGATGGTCGGCACGGACGATCGCTACAGGGGCACTTTCGACATCAACCAGCCGCTTTCCAGCACGTCGGCCATCCGGCTGAACGCATTCGGCCAGGATCTGGGCTCGACGCGCGATGTGATGAAAAGCAAGGACTACGGCTTTGCCCCCACGGCGACTTTCGGTATTGGCACGCCGACGGAAATCACGTTGTCCGCGCTGATCCAGCACAACCGCGACCAGCCGGATTACGGCATTCCGCCGGTCAACGGCGCACCGGCGCCGGTCAGCAAAAGCCAGTTCTACGGCTTCGAAGGCGACCGCACGATGCAGGATGTGCAGACGGTGTCGGCGCGTTTCAAACACCGTTTCAGCGATGACCTCACGCTGCGCAACCAGACGCAGTTCAGCCACTACAGCACCGAAGCCCGCGCAACAAATGCCGCGGCCGTGCTGACCGGGCCGCTCGGAACATCGCCGGCGCTGGCAAACGGCAACTTCACGTCGCTGCCACTGTCTTCGCTTTTCGTCAGATTGCAGGGCAAGGACCGCAATATCAACGACCACTCGGTCTACAACACGACCGATATCGACTACAAGTTCAACACCGGCTTCCTCAAGCATGAGGTGATCGCGGGCGTCGACCTGAGCCACGAGACCTACAGCAACCAGTCATTCACCGCAACCACGCCGGGCTTGCCGTCGAACACCATCGCGATCGTGCCGCTGCTCAACCCGCAATACACCGAGCGTCCGGCCAACATGAAGGAAGTCGCGACCAACCTGGTGGAATCGAGCGCGAACGGAATCGGCGTTTATGCCAACGATACGGTGTCCATCGGCCAGTACTGGAAGGTCGTGGGCGGCGTGCGCTGGGACCGTTACGAGGCGTCGATCAAGAACACGATCAATGCGCCGTCGTATGGCACGCAGACCAACTTCTTTACGAGCGTGCGCGCCGGGATCATTTTCCAGCCGACCGACTGGCAGTCGTACTACGTGTCGTACGGCACGTCGTTCAACCCGTCGCTCGAAGCGCTGACGCTCACCAACAACCAGCAGAACATTCCGCCGGAATCGAACCGATCGTATGAAATCGGCTCGAAATGGGATTTGCTCAACGGCGGTTTGTCGGTGACGCAGTCGCTTTTCAACATCGATAAAACCAATGCCCGCACGGCCCAGCCCGACGGCAGCTACACACTCGACGGCGACGTGCGCGTGCGCGGTTATCAACTTGGCGTGGCCGGCCACATCACGAACAAATGGCAGGTCTTCGGCGGCTACACGTACATGGACGGCGAGGTCGTGAAGGCGCTGGACAACACG containing:
- a CDS encoding TonB-dependent receptor, whose amino-acid sequence is MLRKTPLAAAIMSFVAVPVAAPLYAYAQTAPIAQVQTPAPAQPEAAAPAENATLPPVQVNGQADTSNDFQPEKSSVGAKVPTALRDIPQAAVVVPKSVLQSQAATSFSDALRNVPGVTIGAAEGGQIGNNINLRGFSARTDIYLDGFRDRGQYYRDTFDLESIDVLYGPSSLYFGRGSTGGVINQVSKQAGLKAHASVSAMVGTDDRYRGTFDINQPLSSTSAIRLNAFGQDLGSTRDVMKSKDYGFAPTATFGIGTPTEITLSALIQHNRDQPDYGIPPVNGAPAPVSKSQFYGFEGDRTMQDVQTVSARFKHRFSDDLTLRNQTQFSHYSTEARATNAAAVLTGPLGTSPALANGNFTSLPLSSLFVRLQGKDRNINDHSVYNTTDIDYKFNTGFLKHEVIAGVDLSHETYSNQSFTATTPGLPSNTIAIVPLLNPQYTERPANMKEVATNLVESSANGIGVYANDTVSIGQYWKVVGGVRWDRYEASIKNTINAPSYGTQTNFFTSVRAGIIFQPTDWQSYYVSYGTSFNPSLEALTLTNNQQNIPPESNRSYEIGSKWDLLNGGLSVTQSLFNIDKTNARTAQPDGSYTLDGDVRVRGYQLGVAGHITNKWQVFGGYTYMDGEVVKALDNTNGKTLANTPRNMITIWTTYDLTPQWTFGGGPVYTSSRYAASTNFVQVPAYTRWDAMAAYHQKRYDIQLNVQNLTNKHYYDALIPSDGGRAVPGYGRTFLATLNYRFY